Genomic window (Eubalaena glacialis isolate mEubGla1 chromosome 6, mEubGla1.1.hap2.+ XY, whole genome shotgun sequence):
GGAGCAGCTTAGTTCCCGAGGAGAGGGAGGATTTGGGGACAAGTGGGCAGGAACCGGGAAGGATCACGAGTCACCTGCAGATTCTAACCCCTCACCACCAGCTGCCTTTCTCGCGGCCGGGCAGGGGAGTGCCCTCGGAAGGGCCCGTTAGGATGGGTTGGGTTGGAGTGCCGTGCTGTCCCTGTAGCTCGGCCCCTGCCCCCCACGCTTGTACACATGCGGCCCCCCAGCTAGACTCGCACAGCTCCGAGGAGGGTGGCAGGTTGTTAGGACCCCAGCCCATCTCCTTCCTCCGTTTCGTATCAGCGCTGACCTATCCTCTATCCTGGGTGGACACGGCCAGCACACAGGCTTCACCTCCTGCAGCTTATTCACGTCTTGTCCGGATAACTCGGGGCCACGTCACTGCACAGACGGGGCCCAGCATGGTGACGGGTGTTCCGTCCCCGTCGTCGTCTTTTCTTACCATGTCCTCCCGCCGGGTGGACCCAGCGCAGGGTCTCTGGGCCCCCTAGAACCATGGTAACGGGAGTTAAGTTCCCTGCATGGCTCACGGGGGACCCACGTGTTCCCCACCTCCTCCGCCCGCCCCGTCAGGTCACGCACGGAGCCTCAGCCCCTCCGTCTGCTGTCTCTGCAGGCGCCCGTGGCCACCCCGCTCAAGCGAGCCTCTGCCCCGACCTTTGACAACGACTACAGCCTCTCCGAGCTGCTGTCCCAGCTAGACTCGGGCATCTCCCAGACCCTCGAGGGCCCGGAAGAGCTCAGCCGCAGCTCCTCCGAATCCAGACTTCCGTCGGCAAGCAGCGGCAAGAGGCTCTCCGGGGTGTCCTCGGTGGATTCTGCCTTCTCCTCCAGAGGGTCGCTGTCCTTGTCTTTCGAGCGGGAGCCTTCAGCGGGCGGTGAGTGGAGGACCCGTCGCTGGGAAATAATGAGCTTAACGGGGGGCCGGGGGGCCGGGCAGAGTGTCAGCAGCTGAAAGGGATCAGGCGTCCGGCTTCCTGACCTCACAGTAGCTCTCCTGTGTTTTCTGCAGCCCTTCACTGATTGGGTTTGGGCGTCAGTGCAAATGCAGAGATGCACGTGGGCCGAGCGGGTGTCACTTAGATGTAAGAGGGGTGAGTCACACCCCTGGCTGTGCGGGAGGGTCTCGCCCGTGCCAGCACGGCGTGCAGGGGCTGACCTCCGGTTTGCAGGTGGAAGAACTCGAGTTGCATCAGGGAGCCCAGTGGATGTATGGAACCCCTCTCCCTggagacctctctctctcttgtaACGTCAGCCCTGTACCCCCTTTCCCagacggtgctgggaaaacaccCCCATTCTTTCTTATTCGTGGGCTCCCGTGCATGTGGATGGGCGAGCTGTCCTTGGGGGTTGTGACTCCCTGGTCCTGTTTATATACCTTGGGTTTTCTGTCTAGCAGGCGCtttcccccgcccctgcccctgccctgtcccAGGTGCTGGCGCTCGGGTGGGGGGCTGGTGCTCACTGCAGCCCCCTCGTTGCTGCCTGTGAGGACGGCGTGTGAGGTTTCCTTTCCATGAGGAAAACGCGCGTGCTCACGCTCAGGGCTGCAGTGCAGGGGTGGCCAGAGGGGCGTGGGAAGGGTACAGACCCCAGGAGGAAGGGGAGCTTGTTCCCCTGGGGAATCGGGCAGTTCCTCCTGGAGTGAGGACTTTTCCTAGATGCCGTGGACCTCCTGGAACTTTCAGAGTGGAATATTTGGGATGAAAGGGGGCACTTAGGGTTGAGGAAACTCCTTACAGAGGCGCAGAGGTGGGGAAGGCCTGGCTGGGCTGGAGGTTAGCAGCCGGTGATGAGGCTGAAAAGAAAGAAGCACCCGCCTCCCACGGAGAGAGATGTAGAACTTTCTCTCGGGGCCTGATGCCCTCAAGTGACATCTTCATGCTTAGAGAGGATCAATCACTGGCCCATCTCAGAAGCCAGCGTGAAAACACTAAGTCCCCATTGGGCTGATTCCGTTTTCTTAATACACCCCACGCCCCCTCCTCCTACACAGGGCCCCTTGAAAATGTTTCACGTGACGGCGTCTTGTTTCATTTAAATCGGAACCCGACAATGTAATAGGATTTTTATGTTAAATCTAACCTTTACATCACGAATAACAGTCCTTCTAAGATGGGAGACTCAGTCCTTTAAGGATTATTCTAGAAGGCATCCTTCGTGATGGTGCTGAGACAAGAGGCATCGTTCGGAGGTTGGGCTGGGAGCAGGTGGTGGGCCCTGGAGGGGTGGCCTGGGGTAGGAGCTGCCAGCTCTCCGGCGGGTTGGGGGCTGCTGCCGGATCCGTGCTGCCCTTTCTGAGCACCAGCAGGGGCCTGGGTTTTACATCCTTTATCTAATCACGACCCTACCGGATGGGTAGAATGATTTTTACTTTGTACACTGACAAAAGAGCGCTTTGGAGACATTCATTGCCCTGCCCGAGGTCTCCCCACTCGATCTTAAATTAAACCAGCATGGACAGCACAGCACTTAAGCAATTTCAGGTATAAAGCGGCCTGGAGGCCACGGGGAGTTGGGGCCCACGTAGAAAACACTGGCCGGGCCTGGGGAGGCAGCCCCACGTGACCCCTGCACCTGCTCTCCCCGCAGATCTCGGCGCCACCGACGTCCAGAAGAAGAAGCTCGTGGATGCCATCGTGAACGGGGACACCAGCAGGTTGATGAAGATCCTGCAGCCCCAGGACGTCGACCTGGTCCTGGACGGGGGCGCCAGCCTGCTGCACCTGGCCGTGCAGGCCGGGCAGGAGGACTGCGTCAAGTGGCTGCTGCTTAACAACGCCAACCCCAATCTCACCAACAGGAAGGGCTCCACCCCGCTCCACGTGGCCGTGGAGAAGAGGGTGCGGGGCGTCGTGGAGCTCCTGCTGGCCCGGAAGATCAGCGTCAACGCCGCGGACGAGGACCAGTGGACGGCCCTGCACTTCGCAGCCCAGAACGGGGACGAGGGCAGCACGCGGCTGCTGCTGGAGAAGAACGCCTCCGTGCACGAGGCAGACTGCGAGGGCCGGACGCCCATGCACGTGGCCTGCCAGCACGGCCAGGAGAGCATCGTGCGTATCCTGCTGCGCCGCGGCGTGGACGCGGGCCTGCCGGGGAAGGACGCCTGGGTGCCGCTGCACTACGCTGCCTGGCAGGGCCACCTGCCCATCGTCAAGCTGCTGGCCAAGCAGCCGGGGGTGAGCGTGGACGCCCAGACGCTGGACGGGAGGACGcccctgcacctggccgcccagCGCGGGCACTACCGCGTGGCCCGCGTCCTCATCGACCTGCACTCCGACGTCAACGTCTGCGGCCTGCTGGCGCAGACGCCCCTGCACGTGGCCGCGGAGACGGGGCACACGAGCACCGCCAGGCTGCTCCTGCACCGGGGCGCCCGCAGGGAGGCCGTGACGGCCGAGGGCTGCACCGCGCTGCACCTGGCCGCCCGCGCTGGGCACCTGGCGACCGTCAAGCTGctggtggaggagcgggccgaCGTGCTGGCCCGGGGGCCCCGCCACCAGACGGCGCTGCACCTGGCCGCCGCCGGCGGGCACTCGGAGGTGGTGGAGGAGCTGGTCAGCGCCGACGTGCGTGACCTGTCTGACGAGCAGGGGCTCAGCGCGCTGCACCTGGCCGCCCGGGGCCGGCACGCCAAGACGGTGGAGGCGCTGCTCAGACACGGGGCCCACGTCAACCTGCAGAGCCTCAAGTTCCAGGGCGGCCCCGGCCCCTCCGCCACGCTCCTCCGGCGGAGCAAGACCTAGCCTGCCGCCCCCGGAGCCGGGGCCCCCGCGGGGTTCCGGTTCCCGCGCCGTGCTCCGCTCGCCCCGTCTGCGGCCTGCGGGGTGCCGACCGAGTGGGCCGTCGAGAGGCGGGTGGCCGCTGACTTCGGGTTCGCGCCGGCGTCCGCTTGGGCGTCGCCTGCCCACCCTCCCGGTGCGGTTGCTCAGAGCGTGTGCGACCACTGCCCACGGGTGCGCCCGGTGTCGGGGGGACGGTGGGTCGGAGGCATTCGGTTGCACCCCCCGCTCCTGCCGTCGGTCCCTCGGTGACAGGGCCGTGAGCCCCCCGTCGTGAGCGGAGCCACCTGCGGCTGGGAAGGCAGGCGTGCGGGAGGAGCGGCGTCTTCTCTCTCCATTTGCAGCGGCAGGCAGAGAAGCCTGTTCCAGAAGTCTTTCGTGGAACTCTCGTTCTACGGAAGAATATCTTCAATAGACGAACAGTGTCAGCTGTCCCTTCAGATCTATTAAGAACTTTCATCTCATTGGATAGTCTGCTTTCTGCGCCACGATTGTGAACTGGTAGGTTggtttttaaagcaaaaacagtCATCTTACCAGCCCTTTCATACCCAGATTTGTCCATCACTCAGTCCTCGTGGCTGGCCACACACGTATGCATGAGTGCTACCTGCCCTAGTTCATTTCTTGTTGCAGAAGATGTTTGAACTTTAGGGTCAAGTGTCTAAAAGTCAAGAAAAATTAACTGACAGCCTCGGGTTCGGACTCAGAACCGTGTTACCTAGTTAGATGAACCACCTTCCTCACCGTTTTCTTTTCAGCCGTCAGTCTTGGCAGGGTGGCGGTTTGTGCCGAGTGATGCTGTTTTAGGGTCTCCAAGGGGGTTTCTGACCTGCTTTACAAACGGCTACTCTGTGCAGGGGCCTCAGCTTTTGGGGTGTGACCCCCCTGAGTCGGCTCCAGGAGACAGCCTCACGGTCTTGGATGTAAAAACCCCATTCTTTCGTTGTCACCTGTGTCCCACATGCACCCGCCCGCCAATACTATTATTAGAGTCAGTTTGCTCCAGGACCCGACCCTGTATGCAAACATGCCCTTTGGACTGGTGTATGAAACAGAGATTGATGTTAACGTACCATGTATGTTAATgtgaatctgtgggcaggatactTCTTTTCTGTGACAGGAAATATCCGGACTGCTTAGAACTGGCTATGTTTTAATATGCCTtgtgcttttaatgtgttgtgcTACTGTTGTATGTAGAACACGTGGAAGAAAAAACTTCTGTTTGATGTCAATAAAGCTAAGTTCTCTTCCGACCTTTTTGAAGCCGATGAGACTACATTTTCATATACATGAGCTCGAATAATCTGATTTCTGAAAACCAGATTTTGAGGCAGTCACGTGTCGTGTGGAGATGCCCTTTGGAAGGGCAATCTGTGTGCCCTGAATTTACCCATGATCTGGGGGGGTATGGAGGAGGTGGAAGGGTGGACCCGGGCTTCCTGCCTCCTTAGCCCGGGACCTTCCTTCCACGTGTGTGAACTGTTAGGGAAGAAGCTCCCAACACcagagtttttatttctttgtaagttttttttttggccatgctgtgtggcatgcggggtcttagttccccgaccagggattgaacccatgctccctgcggtggaagcacagaatcctaaccactggaccgtcagggaattccccttaactctacattttgaaataatttcaaattatagAAAAGTTGTAAGAATAGTACATAGAACCCTGGTGTCCCCTTCGTAgattttccatttgtttacatttaacTCTCTTGCCTCGtcattcccttttctttctgatctaCCCACCCGtccatcccccaaccccctcaCGCATTCATGTCTTTGTtccccacctatccatccatccatccatccatcccccaaCCCACTCATCCATTCATCTCTTCGTCCCTCATgcacttatccatccatccatccccccatccatctctccatccacctgtccatctgtccatccatccatctgtctgaGTAGGTTGCAGAAAATATGCCTCAtgacccctaaatacttcagtgtgtatttcctaaaaacaaggactGTAGCCACTATGTAGCCACAGTGTATCTATCAAAATCAAGAAATGAACATTGATACAATGCTATCATCTAATCGACAAATCCTTTTCAAGGGTTTACTGATTGTCCCCAGAGTGTCCTTTATAGGAAAAAAACCTGCCAACCACAGTATCAGGGCTCCCTTCCATCCTGGCCCAGGATTTCGCTGTGTTGAGTCGTTAAGACTCTTCTTCAGGCTTCAGCCCTCG
Coding sequences:
- the RIPK4 gene encoding receptor-interacting serine/threonine-protein kinase 4, coding for MEGESRSPWALGLLRTFDAGEFAGWEKVGSGGFGQVYKVRHVHWKTWLAIKCSPSLHVDDRERMELLEEAKKMEMAKFRYILPVYGICQEPVGLVMEYMETGSLEKLLASEPLPWDLRFRIIHEAAVGMNFLHCMSPPLLHLDLKPANILLDAHYHVKISDFGLAKCNGLSHSHDLSMDGLFGTIAYLPPERIREKSRLFDTKHDVYSFAIVIWGVLTQKKPFADEKNILHIMVKVVKGHRPELPPVCRPRPRACESLLRLMQRCWHGDPRERPSFQEITSETEDLCEKPDDEVKETTQDPDVRNPAEAKAPVATPLKRASAPTFDNDYSLSELLSQLDSGISQTLEGPEELSRSSSESRLPSASSGKRLSGVSSVDSAFSSRGSLSLSFEREPSAGDLGATDVQKKKLVDAIVNGDTSRLMKILQPQDVDLVLDGGASLLHLAVQAGQEDCVKWLLLNNANPNLTNRKGSTPLHVAVEKRVRGVVELLLARKISVNAADEDQWTALHFAAQNGDEGSTRLLLEKNASVHEADCEGRTPMHVACQHGQESIVRILLRRGVDAGLPGKDAWVPLHYAAWQGHLPIVKLLAKQPGVSVDAQTLDGRTPLHLAAQRGHYRVARVLIDLHSDVNVCGLLAQTPLHVAAETGHTSTARLLLHRGARREAVTAEGCTALHLAARAGHLATVKLLVEERADVLARGPRHQTALHLAAAGGHSEVVEELVSADVRDLSDEQGLSALHLAARGRHAKTVEALLRHGAHVNLQSLKFQGGPGPSATLLRRSKT